tccagtCAGTCGTATAAAGGAAGCCAGCCTCATGTCCAGCAGGACCGCCAAACCCAGCCCAAGTGGTGTCAAAACTTCCTTAAAGAAGTGTCAGGCCCACGGCTCTGCCCCTTGTCCTTAATCAAGTTTAAAATTAACAGCAGACTTTTAGTGCCTGCCCGCCCTCCACCCCTGGCCCAGCACACTGGGGCCTCCCACCTTACCTTGCCTCTACCCCCGCCCCCCAACCACCAAGTGATCCACAGTCCATCTGGTGggctggttttctttgtacataaAACGAGACAACATTTTGTGAAGCTTTTTCTGTcctagacattttttaaaagaagatcttAGCCACAACTTCCTCTGAAGAAGGGATCTGAGCTCCTTATTCCCTCTTCCTCACCAAATACACGTGGGCTGAAGAGAAACAAATCCTCTGACCAATCCCAGGAATCCTCTCTGCCCACTTCCTTCTACATCTTGGCTAAACGTGAATAGGCCACGAGGGCCCAGGCAGCAGCAAGGGAATGATGGTGCTCCAGAAGGCCCAGCCAGGTGAAAGCCAGGGTTGGCCCAGAACAGATGGCAGCTTTGACAGATACATGGGCCAAGAGTGCCGAGAACCCCAGCTCCTTCCCTGAGAGGCTTAAAAGCATTCCCCCCTCACCAAGATCCAGATTCTGACAAGTCAAATGGCACTTCCTTCTAGACCTCAGGTGCCTGCCTGGGGGAATCAGAGGCTCTAGAAGGGAGAATGTGGGGCTTGTCTAGATGGGTGTTAGGGCTAGGGCTCCCAAAGAACAAAGTGCCACACCTTCTGTCATACCAATCCCAAAGATTCTCCTGGCAAGGTGGCTTCTCATTCAATGTGAAGAAACAGGAGGCAGGACTCCCAAGGACATAGTCTCCCAAGGCAGTAGGTATTCAGTCAGACTTAAAGCTTgggtttggtttttaaatcaatggTGGGGCGGGGGCAGGGGGGAGAGTATAGTGAGCATCGGAGAAAGAAAAACTGTGTCCAGCCAGGTGGGAGTGAGGGGACAGAGAGCCTGGGGGATCGGTGAAAGGAGGTCAATATCACCACAGGATGCTGAATAAGCTGGAGCCTCTTGACTTCCACGCTCACCTGCAGGTACAGGACTGGGCAATCATGTCTTCATATTCTTTGTAAAGGATGCTGCCACTGGCCTCAACCAGCAGGACACTAATGGGTGTGTACTTATAAGGGATGCACGAAGGCCGGGGGATGTTCCGGTCCACCAACTCGTTGATGAGGTTCTGAATGATAGCATGGTTGGGTGAGCAGAGACCAGAGCGTAGCACCCGAGGGCAGGACCCCTTGCAGTAGTTAGGGCTATACAGGTTTGGGGCAATGATCCAGTTTTCTAAGCCCAGCTGGTGGAAACTAATTCggaagggatggagagaacaCTGGGTCTGCTCTGGTGAATGACCAGGCACCTCAGATCTCATGGGGCCCACCTGACGGACTTGCCGGGCCAGCAAAAGGGGATCGGCTCCCGCAGGATCCCCTGTCAGAAGTTCCTGTAGCCTAACTTGTGGCATACTGTCAAAGGTGTTGTTGAAATACAGAACCAGGAAAGCCGAGTCGCTGGCCAGTGCCTGCCTCCAGCCCAGGCCAAGGTTGGTCCTTTCTTGCTGTTCACACTTGACTTGGATGCGAAGGGTTCTCCTCCTCTCTTGAGGCCAGAATTGCTGCTGAATGTAATTGGTGATGTCCATCTCAGCCCAGGCCTCGGGCAGAGCAAACCCTGGGGAGCCTCCCCCCAGGAGGAGGGAGCTCTTGTGGGCCCAGGGTTCCACATGGCATGAGAGATGGGAGTGAGACAGGCGGAGGTGAGGGCGGTAAGCAACAGCAGCTCTCACAAGCTGGTATCCCTCACGGTTTGGCTGAAGGGGGAAGTCTAGGGTTTGCACATACCAGGGACCTACATGGAGGAGACAAGAAGAACAGACAGTCAGCTTCTGACCTCCCAGAGAGAGTTTCCCCTTCCTAACCCACCTGATAAGGAAAGGAGTTCAGGTTCCACTTTGTTACTTCCTAGCCTGGACAAGCCACAAATCCCCCTAGACCTCGGTTATCTCAGCTCTAAAATGGAGAGAGCATTCACTCAAAGTAGGACTGCATTTTTtgaacccctcaccttccatcttagaatcaatcttgtatattggctccaaggcagaagagcagtaagggctaggccatgggggtgaagtgacttgcccagggtcacccagctaggaagtatctgacaccagattggaacccaggacctgtaggcctggctctccacccacttagccacccagctacccccaagaaCTGCATTTTCATCTCAGTTAAGATGGGTATCATTAGCTACAGAACTAAACTGGGGTGGGGACCAGAAATAAGGCTTAAGAAGCTAGACACACAGGAAGAACTTGGAATGAAGGAAGTCTCTGATTTAAAAAACCCCAGAGGTGCCTGCAGCAGGCAGACTCCTCAGAGGCTTTTGTCCAGAAGCTGGCTGCCTAGAGACTTCCAGTGACTCTAAGGAAGCTTGCCTGCATGTGTACACAAAGAAGGAACGAGTGCGCGCCCCCATCCTCAGGATCTCCTAGAACCTGAAATAAGTGTTGTTCATGGATCTGGGTGAACTGCTAGCACGCTGTCTTTCCATGggggaggatggagagagaatgAGGCAGTCAGCTCACCGCCTCTCCTGAGTCAAAGGCCTCCTCTGCCAAGAGGGGATAGTCCTCCCGGGGGCACATGAGAGAGAGCCAGAGGCGGGGAAGAGTGTcactgctcctctctctctctctctctgagcctcatttcccTCTTTTGTAAAGTGGAGAGAAATCCCCCTGCAGACCCTTTAAGGGCAAGAGGAAAAGGTCCATTATTGCCCTGTTCAGACTGACCCCAGagcttctttgccaccaccaagtgATGATCAGGTCGGGGCTATGGGATGTTCCCAAACACCAACACACGGAAATACTCAGAGATGCCTGTCCCATGGACACTTGGTCTAATCCAGCCTTCCCATCCTTGGGAAGGGGTGCTCAGAGCCTCTGCGGTCCTCCCCCTGAGAGCCAGTTGGCCATCTTGGTTTTCTTCCTACTCAAGCAGCCCCCACCAACTTCTGGTCCTCCATCACCTGTCACCTGGCCTACTCGGAGAGCTTCCTACTGTCAGCGCTCCGAATCACACATTCCTAAGCTCCATCCCCAAAGCGAAGGAGTTCCCGACTGTCTTGAGAACAAATTCCAAAGGCCTCCACTGGACTTTTGAAGCCCTGGCTCTGGCCATCCCTTCCAGCCTTCCAGATTCT
Above is a genomic segment from Monodelphis domestica isolate mMonDom1 chromosome X, mMonDom1.pri, whole genome shotgun sequence containing:
- the BMP15 gene encoding bone morphogenetic protein 15, with protein sequence MEADWLLWALLFVLELSSLKGTNSQDAAAPAHVALQLPLLRALLQEVPPKTPQWQPARGRPLQYMLELYRQSADPQGHPRENRTFRVDAVRLVRPAGHRALPPRGPWYVQTLDFPLQPNREGYQLVRAAVAYRPHLRLSHSHLSCHVEPWAHKSSLLLGGGSPGFALPEAWAEMDITNYIQQQFWPQERRRTLRIQVKCEQQERTNLGLGWRQALASDSAFLVLYFNNTFDSMPQVRLQELLTGDPAGADPLLLARQVRQVGPMRSEVPGHSPEQTQCSLHPFRISFHQLGLENWIIAPNLYSPNYCKGSCPRVLRSGLCSPNHAIIQNLINELVDRNIPRPSCIPYKYTPISVLLVEASGSILYKEYEDMIAQSCTCR